TAGACCGGGATCAAGAGCTGCGATGGGATCCACGTGTCCAGCTCCGTGATCGAACGGCGTGGAAGGCTTTCCGGTAGCTATGTCGAGTATGTTTTGACCGTTTTTGTATACGGTGTAAGCTGTAGTCATCAGCGCCGACCTAATCGCGGATGGGCTCCAATCAGGGTGGACCCCTTTGAGGAGGGCTGCGAGCCCACTCACGTGAGGGCAGGACATGGACGTACCGGAGATGATGTTGAACGGCACGCGCCTGCCATCTATGGGAAGACCGGTGGGACCCAGCGCACCTGACCAACCTGCTAAGATGTTGACACCTGGAGCGATGATGTCAGGCTTCAGTATCTCTGGGGTGATTGAGTTCGGACCTCTCGAGCTAAACGCCGCAACCACCGGAGATGGCTGTACTCCCACCTTCGTTCCCTCGAAGAGAATCGTCACCGTCGGTTTCGGGTCTGAAGACAAGTACTTCTTGATCTCTTCGCCGGATATTTGACCAACCGAAGTTGCTGGCAAGAGGTGGGCGTCGGCTACAAGCTCTTCACCGTTTGCGGCTGTGTTGGCCAATATCATTCCTAACCCACCTGCGGCTTTCACTACAGATCCTTTCTGGACCCTGGCGTTGACACCCCGATCGCAAAGAACAATCTTTCCGGCAACCTTTTCAGGTATCAAAGTGCCCATCATGCACAAATTTCCGTTCGTAGCGTTACTCGCATTGGCGGCGTAAATAAACGGCAACAGAGTTCCGGGTAAAGTGTTTCCCTTGTACAGCGAGACGCCAGAGTAGTTTTTCCCGTTTCCGAGGCTCACGTAAGCCGGGAAATCCCGATCTAGAGTTCCGGCACCGACGGTTGTGATCCATGGCGCCAGGTTAGATAGGCTGTATGCGCTGGGCCCCGCGTTTCCGGCAGAGCAGGAGACGAAAATTCCCTTCTCCATCGCCGCGAAAGCTCCGACCGCAACGCTGTCCCTGTAATAGTCCGACATTCCGCCACCGAGCGACATAGACAGGACGTTAACGTTGTCCTCCACCGCCTGGTCTATGGCTTTCAAGATATCGGAGCTGAAACAACCACCAACCCAGCAAACCTTGTAGGCGGCAATCCTCGCCCGCGTCGCCATCCCACGCGCCGTCCCCTCTGCGTACCCAAACAAGCTCGCTCCCTCTACCACCGAACCAGCTGCTGTGCTCGCCGTGTGGGTCCCATGGCCATCGTCGTCTCTCGGGGACTTAGATTCCCGAGATGTATCGATGGGTCCCAGTGTAGCCTCGTAACCCTTGGAGAAGAATCTCGCTCCGATCAGTTTCCGGTTACAATTTGAGGCAGTGAAGTTGGTGCCCGTTTCGCACGCGCCTTTCCAGCTACTGGGTACTGGTCCGAGACCAGTGTCGTCGAAGCTCTTACTCTCCGGCCAAACCCCGGTGTCTAGAACGCCAATGACGATATCACTTCCCGAATCGGACTCGGGGTATATTGAGTCGGTCTTGCCAAGCCCAAGAAACTCCGGCGTCCGAGTCGTGTGGAGCTCGTATTTGACCTCTGGCCAAACGGAGAGGACTCCGGGTTGGGCCTTTAGAGCTTCGACTTCTTGGGCAGTTAACTTGGTGGAATACCCATGGACGACATTGTTGTAGGTGTAGAGCATTTCGGCCGAGTCAGATACCGATTTGAGCGACGAGTCGTACCAGTGGGAGTGGTGTTCGAAGGCCGCTGGCATCTGGTACCCGGCCATTCTGATGATGTAAGTTGTTTTTGGGTTCTTTTCCACGCTAGCCATGGAAACATGGTTTAAACCCAGAAGAACAAAAATCACCAAAAAATTAAACatcttattttcttcttcttactTGGATAAAATTTGgatttaagaagaagaagaatgaaaaaagCTATGGCATAAATGCTCCCTCAAGAGAAAGAGAGTGACCGAGCTTGTATGTGTGAACTCAATCACAGCTTATAATAAAGTCATTTCTGAATAATTGCCTTATGACAAAAAGAGTGAGACccatattcattaaaaaaaaaataataataataatattttaataataataaaaacaacatTGAGATTAGCTTTCCTCACGTGCTTTCAGGCTTTTTATTTAACTTTCATATTTTTCATTTTACGTTCAGATTCTTTCAATGACCAAAACTCTCTACCTCTCTTTTATCATAACAGAAAGATAACAATGTTTTTACATCTTTTTCAGAATATGTTTAAATTAAAATGATGTAATGTAAAAATAACACTTCTAAACCCAATTCTATGGGACCTACTTGGCCAAGAAATTCCATCACTATGGCCCCTATGTCTCAAACTGTGAACCAAATTCTTTGAATATCTAACCATATTAAGGAGATAACTTATAAATTTTATCATTATATGGGAGCTACTGTTGATTTTGGGAGAaagtaaacatatatatatacatatatataattaaaaaaagagAGCTTAAAATTGTAGTTGTTTTGTTTCTCGTTCGTCACGAGTGTATGTTGCCTTGTGTgattagtttttttattattaacttTAACTATAATTAAATGTGCGTTGGTTGCTGAATTGAGTGATAATATAAGGAGGGTTCTACCTGCCAACAAACTTCTCTTCATAATTTATATCTTTTCTCCCACCGTAATAAACGGAGCTAAGCCAATCTAATCTCACGGGAATATTTACTCAAAGCTTAAATTTTACAAATCTACCCAAATTATGAGCAGTGTAAATTTCTTACTTCCACTTTTAAAGGTCTTTAGGTGGTTGTTCGAAAAAGTAAATGAAATCGCACATAGTCTATTATAAGAAGATAATGCTTATAGAGCAAAATCAATCAATATATGCGTACCAAACCATTTATAATAATCAATAGAAATAATACTCTAATAGAAACTTCAACTAAATGTCTAACTAGCCATAAGCAATCAAGCTTCCAACGAGTGCAAAATAAACTAGATTTTCTTTCAAAATGGGCATATGATAGATTAACCCCACCAATGGTCATCAACTAATAATCTTCCAATAGAAGGCAGGAGATAACAACTCCATTAATCAAATtaggaataagtaaaataaaacaTCGACCAACCATGTTCATAAGCCTCAACACTAGATATCAGAATGTCACGTAACACTGGATCTATAGAGATCGAGGAATCCCCTAGGTCTCGTAGCCAAGTTGAGAAAAATCGAGACCCTTAAAGAAACAATTTGCGCAGATCGAAGAACCACCAACCACCCAATAGGAATCAAAATCATC
The genomic region above belongs to Humulus lupulus chromosome 1, drHumLupu1.1, whole genome shotgun sequence and contains:
- the LOC133808430 gene encoding subtilisin-like protease SBT1.7, whose amino-acid sequence is MFNFLVIFVLLGLNHVSMASVEKNPKTTYIIRMAGYQMPAAFEHHSHWYDSSLKSVSDSAEMLYTYNNVVHGYSTKLTAQEVEALKAQPGVLSVWPEVKYELHTTRTPEFLGLGKTDSIYPESDSGSDIVIGVLDTGVWPESKSFDDTGLGPVPSSWKGACETGTNFTASNCNRKLIGARFFSKGYEATLGPIDTSRESKSPRDDDGHGTHTASTAAGSVVEGASLFGYAEGTARGMATRARIAAYKVCWVGGCFSSDILKAIDQAVEDNVNVLSMSLGGGMSDYYRDSVAVGAFAAMEKGIFVSCSAGNAGPSAYSLSNLAPWITTVGAGTLDRDFPAYVSLGNGKNYSGVSLYKGNTLPGTLLPFIYAANASNATNGNLCMMGTLIPEKVAGKIVLCDRGVNARVQKGSVVKAAGGLGMILANTAANGEELVADAHLLPATSVGQISGEEIKKYLSSDPKPTVTILFEGTKVGVQPSPVVAAFSSRGPNSITPEILKPDIIAPGVNILAGWSGALGPTGLPIDGRRVPFNIISGTSMSCPHVSGLAALLKGVHPDWSPSAIRSALMTTAYTVYKNGQNILDIATGKPSTPFDHGAGHVDPIAALDPGLVYDLTVDDYVDLLCALNYTDEQISGLTRNKASCNAKKYSVTDFNYPSFAVNFQSTAGGSTVAKYTRTLTNVGPAGTYKVSLKSETQMVKISVVPETLTFSQRNEKKSYTVTFNEVGAMSPNSNSFGHIEWSDGKHRVGSPIAFSWN